The Streptomyces sp. 6-11-2 genome contains the following window.
CCCGTGCGGAGAGGACAGAGCAAGGTTCAGCTCGGCATCGGGCCCGGAACCGACCGGCCAGACGTGCACATTGCCTTGCCCGGTGGGCCGGTTGAGGCCCTCTGTCAGCGTGTCACGGGCCAAGGCCCAGCTGACTTGATGGACGGTGCCGGTCTGGAAGACGATGATCGCGGCAAACGGGTCTTGGGTGGCGTAATGCAGACGAGTTGGCACCGCGAGGCGCTTGCCGGACGGAAGTACCAGCTCCATGTGCAACGTCTGGTCTACGTGATAGTGCATGGCTCGGATTGCTCCTCGAGAGCCTGGGCCGGTCGGCGCACTGCCACCCCAACGGCCGCGGTGCGCGGAGGCCCAGGGGCGGGCCGGGCCGGCGCGCTAAAAGCTGGCCCGGTGCCCGCCTTGGGCGGTCAGTTGAAGATGCGGTGGTCGAAGCCACGGTCGTGGCTGCTCACGGAGTGCCATGCGCCGTTGTTCTTCACGTAGAACCAATGTCCGTCGTAGCGGTACTGCCGACCGTGGTCGTTGCAGTACCAGCCGCTGCCGATCCGCACCCACTTGCGGTGGCCGTCCCAGCGAATGTCGTGACGGTCGTGGTGGCCGCCCCAGCGAATGTCGTCACGGTCGTGGTGGCCGTTCCAACGAGTGTCGCGATGGTCGTGGTGGTCGCCGTACTGGGTCCGGTCCGAGGAGTGGTACGCCACAACCGCGGTGTGGTCGGCAACCTCTGCCGGCGCAGCCGAGGCGGTGCCGCCCACTGTCAGGAGGGCGCCCGCGGCGACTGCGAGTGCCGCTGCCGAGGTGGCGAACCGCCGCCCGAAGTTGTGCTTCATGATCGTTCTCCTTGCTGTGTTCCGGAGCTCTGGATTGAGGCTCCGCTTGGCGGGTATGGGCGCCATGCATCCCTTCGAAGGGTGGGCTCCCGTACCCCGCTGTCGAGCGCCGGTTCCCGGCGTCGGCGGCCTGTCGCGCTCCCGCCCGAGCGGGCGAGAGGCGCAGGGATAGGGGATTTTTCAGCGGGTCACTTCGTTCTAAGTGACCTGAAGCTGTACGCAGAGGGTTTCTTTTTGCTCGGTGGATCCCCGTACGCATTCAGCATCGTTGTTTCGATGCCTGCCAGACCATCCGGGAAACAGGTCAACCGATGGTATGGCCCTCTTCCCCTCCGTACTGGGGAAAGCCCGTGGCCCGGAGTGTGGCTGCCTGGCGAAGGACTTCGCAAGGGCCGGAGAAGACCCCCGGAGAAAGCCACCGAGGCGCTGTAAGCGCCCGGCCCATTCGAGGCCATGTCCAGGGATGAGGAAGGCTTCTGGGCCTTTCGCCGAGTTCACACGACGGCTCCCCAAAGAGCGACGCGGGGCCCGCAGTCTCTTTCAGGGCCTCGATGGGCCGGGGTGGGCCTGGCGGTGCTCCGCATCACTGCCCATTAGGTGTGCCGTCTCATGACATTGGTTCCTCGCTGTCAGGCTTGACGGGCGTAGGACGTGAGGCGATCGGCGAGCGCGGTGACGAGGTCGCGCAGTTCAGCGGGGCTCTCGATGACGAACGGCCGGTCGAGTGAGGCGAGTACCGGAGGCAACCAGTCGAGCCGCTCCGCCCGCAGCTCGACGCGCAGCCAGCGCTCGGTTGCCCGGTCCTCGCCTGCCGCTGGCTCGTGCTCCTCCAGGCTCGCGACGCTGGCGGGAAGGTGGGCGCGGATCTGCTCGACCGTCCCGTGGATCCGCAAGGTCACCTCATGCTGGTACTCGGCCGTGGCGAAGCCTGACAACACGCGCTGTGCCGGACCGGGACCCGCCGGCGCTTCGAATGAACCGGGCAGGGTCCGCGCGTCTGCGATGCGATCGAGTCGGAAGGTTCGGTCCTCGTCGATCCGGGCGTCCTTGCCCGTGACGTACCACCGGCCCGAATGGGCGACGATCCCGTACGCGTGCAGCGTGCGTTCGCTGCGCCGTCCGTCGCGGTCGGTGTAGCGGATCGAGACCGGTCGGCGGTGGCGCACCGCATCGGCGATGGTGAGCAGGACCCCGGCGTCCGGGGTGTCGAACTCTCCGGGCTGTTCCGTGAAGGCGAGGGATTCCAGGAGTGTGTCGAGCCGGCGGGCGAGGTGCTTGGGCAGCACCCTCCGGATCTTCGCCGATGCTGTCTCGTTTGCCGTGTGCTGCGTCGTTGTCAGCCCTGCTCGGCGGCCGGCGACCAGGCCGAGCAGCACGGCCAGCGCCTCGTCGTCGCTGAGCATGAGCGGAGGCAAGCGGTACCCGGGGGCGAGCCGGTACCCGCCGTAGCGGCCGCGCACCGATTCCACGGGCACGTCGAGGTCGATGAGCTGGTCCACGTACCGCCGCACGGTGCGCCCTTCGACGCCGAGCCGGTCGGCGAGTTCGGCCACTGTC
Protein-coding sequences here:
- a CDS encoding SsgA family sporulation/cell division regulator, yielding MHYHVDQTLHMELVLPSGKRLAVPTRLHYATQDPFAAIIVFQTGTVHQVSWALARDTLTEGLNRPTGQGNVHVWPVGSGPDAELNLALSSPHGTAWLTAPLPVVAQWLGRTYHLVPAGQEVSGLDMDAELSRLLDGAA
- a CDS encoding YafY family protein, whose translation is MPRPTGRVLTLLELLQSGGTRTVAELADRLGVEGRTVRRYVDQLIDLDVPVESVRGRYGGYRLAPGYRLPPLMLSDDEALAVLLGLVAGRRAGLTTTQHTANETASAKIRRVLPKHLARRLDTLLESLAFTEQPGEFDTPDAGVLLTIADAVRHRRPVSIRYTDRDGRRSERTLHAYGIVAHSGRWYVTGKDARIDEDRTFRLDRIADARTLPGSFEAPAGPGPAQRVLSGFATAEYQHEVTLRIHGTVEQIRAHLPASVASLEEHEPAAGEDRATERWLRVELRAERLDWLPPVLASLDRPFVIESPAELRDLVTALADRLTSYARQA